One genomic region from Plasmodium berghei ANKA genome assembly, chromosome: 4 encodes:
- a CDS encoding ATP synthase-associated protein, putative translates to MTSAPGLSFANLTLMLDLPQLPAIFLVNIKNNVKILTNEIKQNITPSEDIFYPHNRINLQNKKINKMGRVRKYSNNESWLFGNPF, encoded by the coding sequence atgacgTCAGCCCCAGGATTATCTTTTGCAAATTTGACCCTTATGTTGGATTTGCCACAACTACCTgccatttttttagttaatataaaaaataatgtcaAAATTTTGACAAACGAAATAAAGCAAAATATTACCCCAAGCgaagatatattttatccGCATAATAGAattaatttacaaaataaaaaaattaataaaatgggAAGAGTACGGAAATATAGCAATAATGAAAGTTGGCTGTTTGGAAATCCATTTTAG
- a CDS encoding activator of Hsp90 ATPase, putative encodes MAGSIWNKNSWHWEEKNYNKWGESYIKSKLIHLKIEDENLSIYFDTINITGNASVSIRKGKQISSFEFVIKFKWNCLRKKENINSFGGDVEILDFSNCSLEDNDYEINVEANESNADMKKAYEILRKEGKEKIKNTLKDFQLELLKHDTNESTKELKIKETEEEKLKDIKINYNDNVKIQQDINNNNNVNKIQNDEKKEGSVWNINNYHWEEKCLTKWAKEELEKILNSSTIELNNNIHFQFFNAEIEGEASSSLRKKKKIIIYDLKIGAEWKASKKNKNNEIEMEAKGYISVNEIISDFSADDQNKYKYNYIFDNNTPEHSTINNVVKSDIPQKMNEIIDSFIEKMKQK; translated from the exons atggcAGGATCTATATGGAATAAAAACAGCTGGCATTG ggaggaaaaaaattacaacaAATGGGGGGAATCTTATATAAAGTCGaaattaattcatttaaaaattgaGGATGAAAACTTGTCTATATACTTTGATACAATCAACATAACAGgaaat GCTTCTGTATCAATTCGAAAGGGGAAACAAATTAGCTCTTTCGAATTTgtcattaaatttaaatggaattgtttaagaaaaaaagaaaatatcaACTCCTTCGGTGGGGACGTGGAAATATTAGATTTTTCCAATTGTTCATTGGAG GACAACgattatgaaataaatgtgGAAGCGAATGAAAGCAATGCAGACATGAAAAAAGCATATGAGATATTAAGGAAAGAAGGGAAagaaaaaatcaaaaacaCCTTGAAGGATTTCCAGCTCGAACTTTTAAAGCATGACACAAATGAat CCACCAAAGAACTCAAAATCAAAGAAACTGAAGAAGAAAAGCTTAAAGacataaaaattaactATAACgataatgtaaaaatacaacaagatataaacaataacaataatgtaaataaaattcaaaatgacgaaaaaaaagaaggaTCTGTATggaatattaataattatcattGGGAAGAAAAATGTTTAACAAAATGGGCAAAAGAAGAATtggaaaaaattttaaatagttCTACAattgaattaaataataatattcattttcaattttttaatgcaGAAATTGAAGGAGAAGCTTCATCAAGTttaagaaagaaaaaaaaaattattatttatgatcTAAAAATTGGTGCTGAATGGAAAGCttccaaaaaaaataaaaacaatgaaATTGAAATGGAAGCTAAAGGATACATAAGTGTTAACGAAATTATTTCGGATTTTTCTGCTGATGAtcaaaacaaatataaatataattatatttttgataataatacacCTGAACATTCTACTATTAACAATGTAGTAAAATCAGATATCCCCCAAAAAATGAACGAAATAATTGATTcttttattgaaaaaatgaaacaaaaGTAA
- a CDS encoding P-loop containing nucleoside triphosphate hydrolase, putative, which translates to MKIFINNINTYSGSCLCETLDIIQNEKCEIYGTLINQNEAKEEDMYMYNYNNVKKIVSKTNKDKLVKYIVTSNLCVFDMHNTGIEEIEYVIRKLKNEEIKTKVTFILVSSIMTWNKTKRKFVKKKIEEKIEEKIEQSDNVLTKQTNDKINSVQNCQKNNIDKYRYIPEAFSEKDYLKRIPSSGFKELKTIEILVLSLNSIKNINTYVVASGILYGNGENVFFPIFKNAWFGKDNQIIDKGNNFIPVIHVKGLCEYVKNVFIYKPEIKYLIAVDQEYVTQKDIIKSVANYISANNNYLSVSSYDSIFIKDSEKLCINLRFQCTRFWNLNQVDAINEKKKDNPNVLSSDNEESGQIGENSESEENSENEKNSENKENSENGKRGEEESCIKFHCQDGFVKNISILTKEFCEYRNLKSLKIMIMGPPGVGKTFIGKKICEHYNLKICSIQTLLDECKKTNYKFPEYYTNNLNDVGNTNKLNLNDISSIFYKKLKSNECKFRGYVLDSFPRNYYEAKMFFEKYFVSDVVDSSKDLTYSKNETMKKKHKKIKNKNEKRRNSNESKHSEESEMSLSEEETESKVDDESEEDEHSDSINKKTSSQSYTSESLDELENEDQTSENGDSSNEDRINENTKKNKKYDIKNDSEENKNNEYIYNENKNMDPRNNPILPEFVIILKSKEDLCRIRMMNLPKDEIIKGHNDEKGFERRYNKYIEENCRNDYLEFDKKNTIEDYFIENQIEVLNININEKSILEDILTNIYIYIEKNKKFYNFLPSTDEILKNKLHEQEIKLLNEKENIKKNEDNTINEELNKNDELIKAEKKRQQLLMEYQQQYIHNQSLPLRFYLIKNILPILTDALIYICKTKPKNPCLHIAEYLLENAHKYNVDENTLPLIPPKKNEDKDSPNN; encoded by the coding sequence atgaaaatttttatcaataatataaatacatatagtGGAAGCTGTTTATGTGAAACATTAgatattatacaaaatgaaaaatgtgAAATATATGGCACACTGATAAATCAAAATGAAGCGAAAGAAGAAGATATGTACatgtataattataataatgtaaaaaaaatagtatcAAAAACCAATAAAGATAAATtggtaaaatatatagttacGTCAAATTTATGTGTATTTGATATGCACAATACAGGTATAGAAGAAATAGAATATGTTAtaagaaaattaaaaaatgaagaaataaaaacaaaagtaACTTTTATTCTCGTTTCATCTATTATGACTTGGAATAAAactaaaagaaaatttgttaaaaaaaaaatcgaggaaaaaattgaagaaaaaattgaacAAAGCGACAATGTTTTaacaaaacaaacaaatgataaaataaattcggTCCAAAACtgtcaaaaaaataatatagacaaatatagatatatacCAGAAGCTTTTAGCGAAAAggattatttaaaaagaatTCCATCGTCTGGTtttaaagaattaaaaacaattgAAATACTTGTTTTATCGTTAAAttctattaaaaatataaacactTATGTCGTTGCATCAGGGATATTATATGGAAATGGagaaaatgtttttttcccaattttcaaaaatgcATGGTTTGGAAAAGATAATCAAATAATTGACAAAGGGAATAACTTTATTCCAGTTATTCATGTAAAAGGATTATGCGAATatgttaaaaatgtatttatatataaacctgaaataaaatatcttATAGCAGTTGATCAGGAATATGTTACGCAAAaagatattataaaatctGTTGCAAATTATATTTCCGCTAATAACAATTATTTATCTGTATCCTCTTATgattctatttttattaaagaCTCTGAAAAGTTATGCATAAACTTAAGATTCCAGTGTACACGGTTTTGGAATCTTAATCAAGTAGATGCAAtcaacgaaaaaaaaaaagacaatcCTAATGTGTTAAGTAGCGACAATGAAGAAAGTGGGCAAATTGGAGAAAATAGTGAAAGTGAAGAAAATAGcgaaaacgaaaaaaatagcgAAAACAAAGAAAATAGCGAAAATGGCAAACGTGGGGAAGAAGAGTCATGTATTAAATTTCATTGTCAAGATGGATtcgtaaaaaatatttcaattttaaCGAAAGAATTTTGCGAATATCGAAATCTTAAATcgttaaaaataatgatcaTGGGTCCACCAGGGGTAGGGAAAACATTTATtggtaaaaaaatttgtgagcattataatttaaagaTATGTTCTATTCAAACATTATTAGATGAATGCAAAAAAACTAATTATAAGTTTCCAGAATATTATACaaacaatttaaatgatGTTGGGAACACAAACAAATTAAACTTAAACGATATTTCATcaatattttacaaaaaattaaaaagtaaTGAATGCAAATTTCGTGGGTATGTCTTAGATTCATTTCCTAGAAATTATTATGAGgcaaaaatgttttttgaaaaatatttcgtTTCAGATGTAGTGGACAGTTCAAAAGATCTTActtattcaaaaaatgaaacaatgaaaaaaaaacacaaaaaaattaaaaacaaaaatgaaaaacgAAGGAATAGTAATGAATCGAAGCATAGCGAAGAAAGTGAAATGAGCTTAAGTGAAGAAGAAACAGAAAGTAAGGTAGATGACGAAAGTGAAGAAGATGAACATAGTGACtctataaataaaaaaacatctAGTCAATCATATACATCAGAAAGCTTAGATGAAttagaaaatgaagatCAAACAAGCGAAAATGGTGATTCTTCAAATGAAGATCGAATTAAcgaaaatacaaaaaaaaataaaaaatacgaTATCAAAAATGATAGtgaggaaaataaaaacaatgaatatatatataatgaaaacaaaaatatggatCCAAGAAATAATCCTATACTCCCTGAATTCGTTATAATTCTAAAATCAAAAGAAGATCTTTGCAGAATTAGAATGATGAATCTACCAAAAGATGAAATTATTAAAGGACATAATGATGAAAAGGGTTTTGAAAGGCgctataataaatatatagaagaAAATTGTAGAAATGATTATTTAGagtttgataaaaaaaatacaattgaagattattttatagaaaatcaaatagaagttttaaatataaatataaatgaaaaatcaATTCTTGAagatatattaacaaatatatatatatatattgaaaaaaataaaaaattttataattttttacctTCTACTGatgaaattttaaaaaataaattacatgaacaagaaataaaattattaaatgaaaaagagaatataaaaaaaaatgaagataatACTATTAATgaagaattaaataaaaatgatgaattaataaaagctgaaaaaaaaagacaacAATTACTTATGGAATATCAGCAgcaatatatacataatcaATCATTGCCCTTAcgattttatttaattaaaaacattttacCAATTTTAACTGATGcactaatatatatttgtaaaacaAAACCAAAAAATCCATGTTTGCATATAGCAGAATATTTATTGGAAAATGCACATAAGTACAATGTTGATGAAAATACTTTACCTTTGATACCacccaaaaaaaatgaagataaaGATTCTCCAAACAATTAA
- a CDS encoding cytochrome c oxidase subunit ApiCOX35, putative, whose product MIAMRGHNVLKNCFEKLIGNSIGNNTTTRRVSYYKGCNLFVDNSSFHYMNVEKEKCSKVNNPFLINYRNIVSNTIKKLNKNNYIENGNNEEDKFFEGEHMNRQLGGYGYPMMFIVTYDKPSWQPFWENDCDVIPRDEFGIPASIPPEVSTNIKHTYYVPPQFYMFLKKLGDDTTELKPYMTKLIQGEFTYDDYQEMFYKFAKPLKIFRKKIPVPYRSAEEIKHEENIKWQSAWYTYRQKVLAEYNVTMCLREFILYMTVGLYFAYLWLDALRQYRLDMKLFYLEAPEHKINWVKPRGDLV is encoded by the coding sequence ATGATAGCGATGCGTGGACATAATGTGTTAAAGAATTGCTTTGAAAAGCTAATTGGCAATTCTATAGGAAATAATACTACTACAAGAAGAGTATCATATTATAAAGGatgtaatttatttgtagATAACTCAAGCTTTCATTATATGAATgttgaaaaagaaaagtgCAGTAAAGTAAATAatccatttttaataaattatcgAAATATAGTTAGCAATACAATTAAgaaattaaacaaaaataattatattgaaaatggtaataatgaagaagataaattttttgaagGTGAACATATGAACAGACAGTTAGGAGGCTATGGATATCCTATGATGTTTATTGTTACTTATGATAAACCAAGTTGGCAACCATTTTGGGAAAATGATTGTGATGTTATACCCCGAGATGAGTTTGGAATACCCGCTAGTATACCTCCTGAAGTTTCAACAAATATAAAGCATACATATTATGTTCCTCcacaattttatatgtttttaaaaaaattaggtGATGATACTACTGAATTAAAACCGTATATGACTAAACTAATACAAGGGGAATTTACTTATGACGATTATCAAGaaatgttttataaatttgcaaaacctttaaaaatttttcgaaaaaaaattccaGTTCCTTATAGATCTGCCGAAGAAATAAAGcatgaagaaaatattaaatggCAATCAGCTTGGTATACATATAGACAAAAAGTTTTAGCAGAATATAATGTAACAATGTGTTTAAgagaatttattttatatatgacagttggattatattttgcataCTTATGGCTTGATGCTTTAAGACAATATCGTCTCGATATGaaacttttttatttagaaGCCCCTGaacacaaaataaattggGTAAAACCAAGGGGCGATCTTGTATAA
- a CDS encoding FAD-dependent glycerol-3-phosphate dehydrogenase, putative, with translation MLKKALAGAGGLGMISVGGVYLLKVNFHKNMIEKDVSYKYSPIANRSEMVNRLKTNQYDILIIGGGATGAGLALDCATRGIRCALIDRNDFSSGTSSKSTKLLHGGIRYLENAVKKLDISELYFVWEALGERAHAMKIAPFMSRPIPILMPIYKLWQVPYFSYNIKIYDLLADLVCYFDKGVPNSMYIQKQNTLDQFPLLHKDELKGSLVYYDGQHNDTRMNLNLVLTSAIDNYVPGQIGATICNHMEVISFIMDENNQKIIGVRALDKITNKEIEIYAKVIINATGPQGDIIRKMADENSKPMIQVSVGCHFILPKWYSSKNNGMIIPKTSDGRVLFLLPWENSTIVGTTDEQRPLVDNPKIDKKDTDFLATELSKYINVSPEEIKNDIKAAWCGFRPLVHDSKKQKKKKNSENNNQNEITTHEISRSHEIIEDENGLISILGGKWTIYRKMAQDTIDYVLSKHSDKIQTKNECRTKFLMLIGSHDENGNLNQEDLTFGCSKLGKKLVDKYSEIDYETANYLVSNYGYLSEKVCELAKELKLFNKIDQTKPYIEAEIVYASRYEFANTISDVIGRRFRLGFIDTNVSNQVIHKIANLLKDELNWSKDQMNKNIEEAKSYIDSLSLE, from the coding sequence ATGCTGAAGAAGGCTCTGGCTGGAGCGGGAGGTCTCGGTATGATATCCGTTGGGGGTGTTTACCTACTTAAGGTAAACTTTcacaaaaatatgattgAAAAGGATGTATCATATAAGTATAGTCCAATTGCTAATAGATCTGAAATGGTAAACAGACTAAAAACAAATCAGtatgatatattaataattggCGGAGGAGCAACAGGAGCAGGTTTAGCTTTAGATTGTGCGACAAGAGGAATAAGATGCGCCTTAATTGACAGAAACGATTTTTCGAGTGGAACTTCTTCAAAATCGACTAAATTATTACATGGAGGTATTAgatatttagaaaatgcAGTAAAGAAATTAGATATATCcgaattatattttgtttggGAAGCTTTAGGTGAAAGAGCCCATGCAATGAAGATTGCACCGTTTATGTCTCGACCTATTCCGATATTAATGcctatatataaattgtgGCAAGTTccttatttttcatataatataaaaatatatgatttattaGCTGATTTAGTTTGTTATTTTGATAAGGGTGTACCTAACTCtatgtatatacaaaaacaaaacacATTGGATCAATTTCCTTTGTTGCATAAAGATGAATTAAAAGGCTCTTTAGTATATTATGATGGGCAGCATAACGATACACGAATGAATTTAAATCTAGTATTAACAAGTGCTATAGATAATTATGTACCTGGACAAATTGGAGCTACTATATGTAATCACATGGAAGTTATAAGTTTTATAATGgatgaaaataatcaaaaaataataggtGTTAGAGCATTAGATAAAATTACTAACAAAGAAAttgaaatatatgcaaaagTTATTATTAATGCTACAGGGCCCCAAGGAGatattattagaaaaatgGCAGATGAAAATAGTAAACCTATGATTCAAGTTTCAGTAGGGTgccattttattttacctAAATGGTATtcatcaaaaaataatggtATGATTATACCTAAAACAAGTGACGGTAgagtattatttttattacccTGGGAAAATAGCACAATTGTTGGAACAACAGATGAACAGCGTCCTTTAGTAGATAATCCcaaaattgataaaaaagataCAGATTTTTTAGCAACTGAATTatctaaatatattaatgtttCTCcagaagaaataaaaaatgatattaaaGCTGCTTGGTGTGGATTTCGACCTTTAGTTCATGattcaaaaaaacaaaaaaaaaaaaaaaatagcgaaaataataatcaaaatgaaattaCAACACATGAAATATCAAGAAGTCATGAAATTATCGAAGATGAAAATGGACTAATTAGTATATTAGGTGGAAAATGGacaatatatagaaaaatggCTCAAGATACAATTGATTATGTTTTATCTAAACATAGTGATAAAATACAAACTAAAAATGAATGTCgaacaaaatttttaatgttaATTGGTAGTCATGATGAAAATGGAAATTTAAACCAAGAAGATTTGACATTTGGATGCAGTAAATTAGGAAAAAAACTTGTCGATAAATATTCAGAAATCGATTATGAAACAGCTAATTATTTAGTATCAAATTATGGATATTTATCTGAAAAAGTTTGTGAACTAGCTAAggaattaaaattatttaacaaaatCGATCAAACAAAACCATATATAGAAGCTGAAATTGTATATGCAAGTAGATATGAATTTGCTAATACTATTTCTGATGTTATTGGAAGAAGATTTAGATTAGGATTTATTGATACAAATGTTTCAAATCAAgtaatacataaaattgctaatttattaaaagatGAATTAAATTGGTCTAAGGATcaaatgaacaaaaatatCGAAGAAGCAAAATCATATATTGATTCATTATCTttagaataa
- a CDS encoding glutaredoxin 1, putative, which produces MGSTYETIKKFVHKIIDENKIAVFSKTECPYCIKAISILKGYNVNMHVEQIEKNANMADIQSYFKELTGKSSVPRIFINKEIVGGCDDLVKENETGKLQERLKNIGMLN; this is translated from the exons atggGATCCACATACGAaactattaaaaaatttgtacATAAAATCAtcgatgaaaataaaattgctGTATTCTCAAAAac tgaATGCCCATATTGCATTAAAGCAATATCCATTTTAAAAGGATATAATGTTAATATG CATGTAGAGCAAATTGAGAAAAATGCTAATATGGCAGATATCCAATCATATTTCAAGGAATTAACTG GAAAAAGTTCCGTACcaagaatatttattaacaagGAAATTGTCGGCGGATGTGATGACTtg GTCAAGGAAAACGAAACCGGAAAACTTCAAGAGAGACTCAAGAACATTGGAATGCTTAACTAG